The Littorina saxatilis isolate snail1 linkage group LG15, US_GU_Lsax_2.0, whole genome shotgun sequence genome contains a region encoding:
- the LOC138949224 gene encoding DNA-directed RNA polymerase I subunit RPA12-like, protein MTSKQRIFTSDPEFCADCGTILPVPGVQNTVVCKKCGFSVPVEAFFGIERVSTTVFNKPKSKSELLRDRDTTLDMPTGPKVDRKCKKCGHEGMTYTTQQTRSADEGQTVFYCCINCKAMEIENS, encoded by the exons ATGACATCAAAACAAAGAATCTTCACGTCCGACCCGGAATTCTGCGCAGACTGTGGGACAATCCTTCCCGTTCCTGGAGTGCAAAACACTGTCGTCTGCAAGAAATGTGGATTCAGTGTTCCGGTAGAAG CTTTCTTTGGCATTGAGAGGGTGTCCACCACAGTGTTCAACAAACCAAAAAGCAAATCAGAACTCTTGCGGGACCGGGACACCACCCTTGATATGCCAACAGGACCCAAG GTTGATCGTAAGTGCAAGAAGTGTGGCCATGAGGGAATGACGTACACCACACAACAGACCCGTTCAGCGGATGAAGGGCAGACCGTCTTTTACTGCTGCATCAACTGCAA GGCTATGGAGATTGAGAACTCATAG